The Mucilaginibacter terrae region AAGACAACTTTGAAAGCTGGCTAAAACCGGAAACAGGAGTGATAAAGGCGATGATAACGGTGTAACCCCACCCCGGCCCTTCCGCCTTAGGCGGAGAGGGAGATAAAATAATACTCGTAATTACGAGGAACGAAGCGATCTCTGAGCTATGCAAAAAGTGCGCGGGGCTTCCAGCGCACCCGGCCGGGAGTATGGCCTGTGTGGTGGAAGGGATTGCGCTGGATAGGCCTTTTTGTTTCTTTTGTGGCTATGACAAAAGAAAAATAGCCCCCGCGGCAATGAGCGGTAAAAAAGCGATAAGTTAACCACGCGATATTTAAGCGATTGCATAGCGGGCATATGAACCAATTATAAATGAAGAAGACATTCACCATATTACTACTCCTAACAGCAAGCATTGCTTACAGCCAAACCAAACCCGGCCTCAGCAACGATAAGCTCAAAACCTACGTTACCTATTTCAATAAAATAGATACCGAAACGGTAAAGAACTACGTGACCAACGATCAGGCAATTGACTGGCTATCGCAAAATATTCCACTGTTCGAGTGCCCCGATTCAACCCTTGAAAAAATATACTATTACCGCTGGTGGGCTATGCGCAAGCATCTAAAGCAAACACCCGATGGTTTTGTATTTACCGAATTTATAACCCCGGTTAATCATGCCGGTAAATACAACACGGTGAGCAGTGCCTTAGGACATCACATTTACGAGGGGCGCTGGCTGCGCGATGCGAAGTACATCAACGATTATATTAATTTTTGGCTGTACGTCGACCCTAAAACACCAAAGCCACATTTGCGCAATTTTAGCAGCTGGTTACAAAACGCGGTTTACAACTACTATTTAGTTAACGGCAACAAGCCCATGGTGCAAAAGCTTTTGCCTGTGTTAGATGCCGATTACCGCGCCTGGGAAAAGGACAAAAAGCTGCCCAACAATATGTTTTGGCAGTTTGATGTAAAGGACGCCATGGAGGAATCTATTAGCGGTGGACGTAAGGATAAAAACATTCGTCCAACCATTAACAGCTACATGTATGGTAATGCCATCGCCTTATCAAAAATGGCGGCATTGGTAGGTAACGATACATTGAAAAAAATTTACGCTGCCAAAGCCAAAGAGCTCAAGAAACTGGTGCAGGACACCTTGTGGGATAACCAGGCATCGTTTTTCAAAGTAAAACAAGTTGCCAAAAATCAACTGGCTGATGCCCGCGAAGAGCTGGGCTATATTCCATGGTACTTTAACCTGCCCGACGATAAGGCCAAATACGCCGAACAATGGGAGCAGTTGGTTGACGAAAAAGGCTTCAATGCTCCATGGGGAATAACTACCGCCGAGCGCCGTCACCCCGGTTTCCGTACGCATGGTACCGGTCATGGCTGTGAGTGGGATGGAGCAGTGTGGCCGTTTGCCACAACCCAAACGCTTAAAGGATTGGCAAATTTGCTCACCAATTACAAGAACAAAGATGGCATGAGCGCCAAAATTTTCTATGATGAACTGCATAAATACGCGGCATCGCACCAAAAGCGAGGCTTGCCGTATTTAGGCGAGTATCAGGATGAAAAGAATGGCTATTGGCTAAAAGGCGATAACCCGCGCAGCAGCTATTACAACCACTCAGGTTTTGCCGATTTAATTATCAGCGATTTGGTTGGTTTAAAACCCCGCGAAGATGATAAGCTGGAAGTATACCCGCTAATTCCTGAAGGCCAGTGGGATTGGTTCTGC contains the following coding sequences:
- a CDS encoding MGH1-like glycoside hydrolase domain-containing protein, whose protein sequence is MKKTFTILLLLTASIAYSQTKPGLSNDKLKTYVTYFNKIDTETVKNYVTNDQAIDWLSQNIPLFECPDSTLEKIYYYRWWAMRKHLKQTPDGFVFTEFITPVNHAGKYNTVSSALGHHIYEGRWLRDAKYINDYINFWLYVDPKTPKPHLRNFSSWLQNAVYNYYLVNGNKPMVQKLLPVLDADYRAWEKDKKLPNNMFWQFDVKDAMEESISGGRKDKNIRPTINSYMYGNAIALSKMAALVGNDTLKKIYAAKAKELKKLVQDTLWDNQASFFKVKQVAKNQLADAREELGYIPWYFNLPDDKAKYAEQWEQLVDEKGFNAPWGITTAERRHPGFRTHGTGHGCEWDGAVWPFATTQTLKGLANLLTNYKNKDGMSAKIFYDELHKYAASHQKRGLPYLGEYQDEKNGYWLKGDNPRSSYYNHSGFADLIISDLVGLKPREDDKLEVYPLIPEGQWDWFCLDKVNYRGRTITIRWDKTGTRYKQGQGLYVYSDGKEVAKSKELKHIMVKLPLPALTRDKIIQ